AATATTTAAATTCATAGGTACTTTCCTTAGGAAGGTCAAAGGTACCCTTGAAAGTGCCATTTTTTAATTTTTTCAATGTACTGCCCTTAGGACTCCAATCGTTAAAGTCACCTACTACGGCCACTTTTTTAGCGTCCTCTGCAGGAACTGTAAAAGTTACCTTACATACGGGTTTTGTCTTTAGATATTGTTTCGCAATTGCCATGATTTTAGTTTTAAAATTCAGGACAAAGCTAATGCATTAAACTCCTCATTGTCAATGCTTAATATCATTTTTGTGAAATTGACAAAATTTTAGCTGAAATTAATACCTGTCCAAAAATATTGTCTT
This DNA window, taken from Maribacter algicola, encodes the following:
- a CDS encoding isoamylase early set domain-containing protein; this translates as MAIAKQYLKTKPVCKVTFTVPAEDAKKVAVVGDFNDWSPKGSTLKKLKNGTFKGTFDLPKESTYEFKYLVDGTYVNETEADRYQWNDYAGSENAVLEL